The following are encoded together in the Candidatus Methylomirabilis oxygeniifera genome:
- a CDS encoding exported protein of unknown function (Evidence 5 : No homology to any previously reported sequences): MRKFKSTLIVLLLGLTTAVVVGLLVITLFLPLLLRRFACAPYGIRCTIGQANIRPRPNLTVDLVIDHLILSDPDGRGVALRVKRLAATLDIPGLILTRQVMPTDVQVGSPELFFRQLDDGRWNLQALAQEVQRHLRPAARPSRLQFPRASLTNGTLQIRDHRVTDIRVALEPKSFPMLLEMQAQAAVSGRSVRVSGALQNTLEGQILAQVQEVAQPGIPRPLTAQAALRFRVNPQAHVVTIPDWSFETEGALARGTADVRYVAWPPAYTLTVAEWRADLDILAHQFPLPWLSGLTGIMEGEPTTLQGNWPDPPVGQVAAMFKNGRLKLPAQQFGVIGLTGDLNLQHEGNRLRLQAGLHGKALELLGQRYGNPSLLASFSIDTATGGVTAESLRAAITGMHIDARGTGQRWGRDSLDLMTTELQIEPTLLTRLSQAANKGVSIARLVDPSIHVWWPGVGRPWKAEIMSRSIQLHAVAMNSAATLQHAQIAIQGIGMSGRHLEGALAVGQADLAGRRLRALRARFELGPDYVRVPELHVVAGDGDVQGHASFLRTTPMREIRMALSVRGLRPQFLSASTDKTAQGRGVTVDAELSADATLSGSQPSSAAGRVTIRNLSLNLARAKTQSASPIMRLRGSIPFALNNGLLTIPKTALHEDGGLTLILTGSLPLDHKSPNAARVHLSVPWTEVSALRPMLTALTEGPPDAAHFIGRLQADLEFIGQSYHGSLALQNVSVRSNFFRLEAATGVIPLHGQIGQSSIASDDRASPSEQIGERHLSEQAYQAAVERLSKMPSKIPASLTINSLRYDPIELRNITVALAQSDNQVAIRQFSFDAWGGRWSGWGTVEPLGGGIELTVLTEGLSLRAICDAFRPFQGYISGRINGLLDLRIPQFAINRAHGNARYWTVGSLQEGRKISRALIEQIAGQQIRYFSPFGVARRYDRGVLDVTLQAGDLVFHELEISHTTLGWRDLDVRVSPTFNKIGLTHLIETIRETIERVRGSAASNH, from the coding sequence TTGAGAAAGTTTAAATCGACGCTGATCGTCCTGCTGCTAGGACTGACGACAGCGGTTGTCGTTGGTCTGCTTGTGATCACGCTCTTTCTCCCTCTCCTCCTCCGGAGATTCGCCTGCGCACCATACGGGATTCGCTGCACCATCGGGCAGGCCAACATCCGTCCCCGCCCAAATCTGACCGTAGACCTTGTGATTGATCATCTCATTCTGTCCGATCCTGATGGCCGAGGTGTGGCGCTGCGGGTGAAGCGTCTTGCCGCTACGCTGGACATTCCTGGGCTGATTCTCACGCGTCAGGTTATGCCGACCGACGTGCAAGTAGGGAGCCCCGAACTGTTCTTCAGACAGCTTGACGACGGTCGGTGGAATCTTCAGGCGTTGGCTCAGGAGGTGCAGCGACATCTGCGGCCGGCCGCCCGACCCTCCCGATTGCAGTTCCCTCGAGCTTCTCTCACTAACGGCACACTTCAGATTCGCGACCATCGGGTGACTGATATACGCGTGGCGCTTGAGCCGAAATCGTTTCCCATGCTGCTTGAAATGCAGGCGCAAGCCGCCGTCAGTGGACGATCGGTTCGGGTCAGCGGCGCCTTACAGAATACGCTTGAAGGGCAGATCCTGGCGCAGGTTCAAGAGGTTGCGCAACCCGGCATACCACGCCCATTGACCGCTCAGGCGGCCTTGCGGTTTCGTGTCAATCCTCAAGCTCACGTCGTGACTATTCCCGACTGGTCGTTCGAAACGGAAGGGGCGCTGGCTCGAGGGACAGCGGATGTTCGATATGTCGCTTGGCCGCCGGCTTATACGCTGACCGTCGCCGAGTGGCGAGCGGATCTCGACATATTGGCACATCAGTTCCCTCTCCCCTGGCTTTCCGGTCTTACGGGGATCATGGAAGGCGAGCCGACCACACTGCAGGGCAACTGGCCCGATCCGCCCGTTGGACAGGTTGCGGCTATGTTCAAGAACGGCAGGCTGAAACTCCCCGCGCAGCAGTTTGGCGTGATCGGGCTCACCGGGGACCTCAATCTTCAGCATGAAGGGAATAGGCTGCGCCTACAGGCGGGGCTACACGGTAAGGCGCTTGAGCTGCTGGGACAGCGATACGGCAACCCCTCGCTCCTAGCCTCCTTCAGCATCGATACGGCAACCGGTGGTGTCACCGCCGAGTCGCTGCGTGCAGCGATTACGGGCATGCATATCGACGCGAGGGGAACCGGACAGCGATGGGGACGCGACAGTCTCGATCTCATGACGACCGAGCTGCAGATCGAGCCGACCCTTCTCACCCGGCTCTCCCAGGCGGCCAACAAAGGCGTATCGATCGCGAGACTTGTCGATCCCTCAATCCACGTCTGGTGGCCGGGCGTAGGTCGTCCGTGGAAGGCGGAGATCATGAGCCGATCGATACAACTTCACGCTGTCGCTATGAACAGCGCAGCAACACTGCAGCACGCTCAGATCGCCATCCAAGGGATCGGGATGTCGGGGCGTCATCTTGAAGGCGCGCTCGCCGTCGGACAGGCCGACCTCGCCGGCCGACGCCTGCGCGCGCTCCGGGCCAGGTTCGAGCTTGGCCCCGATTATGTTCGAGTTCCCGAACTTCACGTTGTCGCCGGTGATGGAGATGTTCAAGGCCACGCCTCATTTTTGCGGACCACGCCCATGCGGGAGATACGCATGGCGCTTTCGGTGCGCGGCCTTCGCCCCCAGTTCCTGTCTGCCTCCACCGACAAGACGGCCCAAGGACGTGGAGTGACAGTCGATGCCGAGCTCTCGGCCGACGCCACATTGAGCGGATCGCAACCCTCCTCGGCCGCCGGCAGGGTCACGATTCGAAATCTCTCGCTCAACCTGGCGCGGGCAAAGACTCAGTCGGCGTCGCCTATCATGAGATTGCGGGGCTCAATCCCCTTTGCTCTCAACAATGGCCTGCTGACGATTCCCAAGACGGCCCTTCACGAGGATGGAGGACTCACACTCATCCTCACAGGCAGTCTGCCGCTCGACCACAAGAGTCCTAACGCCGCTCGCGTTCACCTGTCCGTCCCGTGGACAGAGGTCTCAGCGCTTCGCCCAATGCTTACCGCCCTAACGGAAGGTCCGCCTGACGCGGCTCATTTCATCGGTCGGCTTCAGGCCGATCTGGAATTTATCGGCCAAAGCTATCACGGGTCACTCGCCCTGCAGAACGTCAGCGTAAGATCGAACTTCTTCCGTCTGGAAGCCGCAACCGGCGTGATCCCGCTGCACGGCCAGATCGGTCAGAGTTCGATTGCCTCCGATGATCGAGCGTCGCCCTCGGAGCAGATTGGCGAGCGTCACCTTTCAGAACAGGCATATCAGGCGGCAGTAGAGCGGTTATCGAAGATGCCGTCCAAGATCCCCGCCTCACTGACCATCAACTCGCTCCGCTACGATCCGATCGAACTCCGCAACATCACTGTCGCGCTCGCCCAATCCGACAACCAGGTCGCCATACGGCAGTTTTCCTTTGACGCCTGGGGTGGACGATGGAGCGGCTGGGGAACGGTCGAGCCACTGGGAGGGGGAATCGAGTTGACCGTGCTCACTGAAGGACTCAGTCTGCGCGCGATTTGTGATGCCTTTCGACCCTTTCAGGGGTATATTAGCGGTCGGATCAACGGGCTGCTCGATCTTCGGATTCCGCAATTTGCCATCAACCGGGCACACGGGAACGCGCGGTATTGGACCGTGGGCTCCCTACAAGAGGGACGAAAGATCAGCCGCGCCCTGATCGAGCAGATAGCGGGGCAGCAAATCCGCTATTTCAGCCCGTTTGGAGTGGCTCGTCGCTATGACCGCGGGGTACTGGATGTGACCTTGCAAGCCGGCGATCTGGTCTTTCATGAACTTGAAATCTCCCATACAACCCTGGGGTGGAGAGATCTGGACGTTCGTGTCTCGCCGACCTTTAACAAGATCGGGTTGACACACCTGATCGAGACTATCCGCGAGACAATCGAGCGGGTGAGAGGATCAGCCGCATCGAATCACTGA
- a CDS encoding Two component transcriptional regulator, LuxR family, with amino-acid sequence MDLISVIIADDHTLSREGLRLLLAQEPTISVVGAADSDQAISMAEALQPDIVLLAVNIQELSALNALSLIRKKSPRTDVLILSGCPDDELMSAALQLGAKGYVSKMLSHKDLVKAIRVVHAGEIWAGRKVLAGVLESLRHKTHETNRSFSETQEALTDREQEIVGWVIQGMTNKEIAARLEISDKTVKAHLSNIFSKLKISRRLELALHQIVGQSD; translated from the coding sequence ATGGACCTTATATCGGTCATCATTGCTGACGACCATACGCTCTCTCGAGAAGGGCTTCGACTGCTGTTAGCGCAAGAGCCGACCATCTCCGTGGTCGGAGCGGCTGATAGCGATCAGGCGATCAGTATGGCAGAAGCCCTGCAGCCGGATATTGTGCTTTTAGCTGTGAATATCCAGGAGTTGAGTGCTCTCAATGCGCTTTCCCTGATTCGCAAGAAATCTCCCCGAACCGATGTGTTGATTCTCTCCGGATGTCCTGATGATGAGCTTATGAGCGCTGCCCTGCAACTGGGGGCCAAAGGGTATGTGTCGAAAATGCTCAGTCATAAGGATCTCGTAAAAGCCATCCGGGTCGTTCATGCCGGAGAGATCTGGGCGGGACGCAAAGTCCTGGCCGGAGTACTGGAAAGCTTGCGTCACAAGACACACGAGACGAATCGCTCCTTCTCGGAGACGCAAGAGGCTCTGACGGATCGGGAGCAGGAAATCGTAGGATGGGTCATCCAAGGGATGACCAATAAAGAGATCGCCGCCCGACTTGAGATCAGCGATAAGACGGTTAAGGCGCATCTAAGCAATATTTTCAGTAAGTTGAAGATTAGTCGACGATTAGAACTCGCTCTGCACCAGATCGTAGGACAGTCGGACTGA
- a CDS encoding protein of unknown function (Evidence 5 : No homology to any previously reported sequences) yields the protein MSVSVTIKCNYKEMPARTVRVWRSRWGMMWHNCCLNKDLEMRIVDDGSWRWVKPFKEPIGRRRVTI from the coding sequence TTGAGTGTAAGTGTAACCATTAAGTGTAACTATAAGGAAATGCCTGCGAGAACTGTAAGAGTGTGGCGGTCGAGATGGGGCATGATGTGGCATAACTGTTGCTTAAATAAAGACTTAGAGATGAGGATAGTTGACGATGGATCATGGCGTTGGGTCAAGCCTTTTAAAGAGCCGATAGGCCGGCGGCGGGTGACCATATGA
- a CDS encoding protein of unknown function (Evidence 5 : No homology to any previously reported sequences), which translates to MTSVIHVVIAEDSLELSELYHERLSIAPDLEVVGAARSGREAIAAVGRLNPDILTLDIDLPDISGLEILPVIRWCSPTTKVIILSGHNEEATIVEALELGAKGYIVKGDGTDVVKAIRVVQSGEVWARRRVVARVLDRLIGLAMGTFQETERQAVPVRVVLY; encoded by the coding sequence ATGACATCTGTCATCCATGTTGTTATTGCTGAGGATAGCTTAGAACTGTCCGAGTTATACCATGAACGGCTCAGCATTGCACCGGACTTGGAGGTCGTCGGAGCCGCGCGCAGCGGGCGGGAGGCGATCGCTGCCGTAGGACGCCTAAACCCGGATATCTTGACCTTGGACATAGACTTGCCTGACATCAGTGGGTTGGAGATCCTCCCTGTCATCAGATGGTGCAGCCCGACGACAAAGGTGATCATTCTCTCGGGCCACAATGAGGAGGCAACAATCGTGGAAGCGCTCGAACTTGGAGCGAAGGGATACATTGTCAAGGGTGATGGGACCGACGTGGTAAAGGCAATTCGAGTCGTACAGAGCGGGGAGGTGTGGGCCAGGCGGCGAGTCGTGGCTCGCGTACTCGATCGGTTGATTGGTCTAGCCATGGGTACGTTCCAGGAAACGGAAAGGCAAGCCGTGCCTGTACGAGTTGTGTTGTATTAA
- a CDS encoding exported protein of unknown function (Evidence 5 : No homology to any previously reported sequences): MCASGVDRGSRIRCAVTALLLVALAAITSEAIAGTPLFNRPLGEVRGTALAQVSFDGKNWISLGAGTLPVFDKMLIRARSGVVTVSLSDGSQLEAGPTTELAITAMGPSTIARVVEGNVLFRLRPASSTRLSMPGGVVHSAAGGMSRADQMTAARVSTGTQTQRDALGVITAQKVGLPRVRVLAGVVVLVSQNGAVTERLREGQARTLLAQSSGMVPFKQYAAAQPGGQQTPPPTDPPSQAPTAEHVWTWHPSHPQQVQGGWQEMRLDMPPTAPPPPSQEVREGFAWAWKDQWVIAKRECGQFAMFRRESNEDSAKLPPPVDPPSQAPKAEHVWAWHPSNSPQVWGGWQEVQLGSPPDDPPRPEQELYRGFSWAWEEEPEKRWVVVEECGLAAAFFAPAGGGIAGLVIGGATVGAIGVVPGTVTGHGDEPIASDVSPK, encoded by the coding sequence ATGTGTGCCTCAGGGGTAGATCGCGGAAGTCGTATACGTTGTGCAGTGACTGCGCTCCTTCTGGTCGCCTTGGCGGCGATCACGTCGGAGGCTATCGCAGGAACACCCCTGTTTAATCGGCCGCTTGGCGAGGTTCGCGGGACGGCGCTCGCGCAGGTCTCCTTCGACGGGAAGAACTGGATCTCGTTGGGCGCAGGGACGCTTCCTGTGTTCGATAAGATGCTGATCAGGGCCAGATCCGGGGTCGTGACTGTGAGCCTGTCCGACGGAAGCCAACTGGAAGCGGGCCCTACGACAGAGCTGGCGATTACCGCAATGGGACCTTCCACGATCGCGCGCGTGGTAGAGGGTAATGTGCTGTTTAGATTACGGCCCGCCTCGTCTACTCGGCTGTCGATGCCGGGAGGAGTGGTTCACAGTGCCGCCGGCGGCATGAGCCGTGCCGATCAGATGACAGCGGCCCGCGTCAGCACGGGTACACAGACTCAGCGAGACGCGCTGGGTGTGATTACCGCTCAGAAGGTGGGGCTGCCTCGAGTTCGCGTACTGGCTGGTGTGGTGGTGCTGGTCTCGCAGAACGGCGCCGTCACAGAACGGCTGCGAGAAGGGCAGGCGCGAACCTTACTCGCTCAATCGTCCGGGATGGTTCCATTCAAACAGTATGCAGCCGCTCAGCCCGGCGGACAGCAGACCCCTCCGCCGACTGATCCTCCAAGTCAGGCGCCAACGGCTGAGCATGTCTGGACATGGCATCCCTCTCACCCTCAGCAGGTTCAGGGCGGATGGCAGGAGATGAGGTTGGACATGCCGCCGACAGCACCTCCTCCACCTTCGCAGGAGGTACGCGAAGGTTTTGCGTGGGCGTGGAAAGATCAGTGGGTGATTGCCAAACGAGAGTGCGGTCAATTTGCGATGTTCCGTCGGGAGTCCAATGAGGACTCGGCCAAGCTTCCGCCGCCGGTCGACCCGCCATCCCAGGCACCAAAGGCCGAGCATGTATGGGCATGGCACCCGTCGAACTCGCCACAGGTATGGGGTGGGTGGCAGGAGGTGCAACTTGGTTCTCCACCTGATGATCCACCTCGGCCGGAACAGGAGCTGTATCGAGGCTTTAGCTGGGCCTGGGAAGAAGAACCTGAAAAACGATGGGTCGTTGTTGAAGAATGCGGTCTGGCTGCGGCGTTCTTTGCCCCGGCGGGAGGTGGGATTGCGGGATTGGTAATCGGCGGTGCGACAGTAGGGGCCATAGGTGTCGTACCGGGAACGGTGACTGGTCATGGGGACGAACCCATTGCCAGTGACGTGTCCCCTAAATAA